One stretch of Flavobacteriales bacterium DNA includes these proteins:
- a CDS encoding histidine phosphatase family protein, whose translation MKTLYIIRHSKSDWKTGEVDFERGLNKRGKVQAKALGEYFKAHEKPVDLIISSAAKRTVLTSQNIARAIAYPLEDIQQEHSIYEAHYEQYLPVIWGVSNAVDTVVVVGHNPGVTNLVYALTGNYLEFKTSCFAQITFETKQWENIQQHTGTLVSYYAPKKA comes from the coding sequence ATGAAAACATTATATATTATAAGACATTCTAAATCCGACTGGAAAACAGGGGAAGTTGATTTTGAGCGTGGGCTAAACAAAAGAGGGAAAGTACAAGCAAAAGCTTTAGGTGAGTATTTTAAAGCACATGAAAAACCTGTGGACTTAATCATATCAAGTGCAGCCAAACGAACGGTATTAACCAGTCAAAATATAGCTAGAGCTATAGCTTATCCATTAGAGGATATTCAACAAGAACATTCAATATATGAAGCGCATTACGAACAGTATTTACCTGTTATTTGGGGGGTAAGCAATGCCGTTGATACTGTTGTCGTTGTAGGGCATAATCCTGGAGTAACCAACTTGGTGTACGCACTCACAGGAAATTATCTTGAGTTTAAAACCAGCTGTTTTGCTCAAATAACATTTGAAACAAAACAGTGGGAAAATATACAGCAACATACAGGAACATTAGTGTCCTATTATGCGCCAAAGAAAGCTTAA